Part of the Pseudodesulfovibrio hydrargyri genome is shown below.
GACCTGTCCGCCTACGTCACCGGGCAGAATATCATGGTCGACGGCGGGTGGACCGCCTGGTAGCAGGGCGGAACCGCCTCTTTCTTTGGGCACTTCTTACGCGGAGCACGCATGATTCACCTCCTTCGGCAGTTCGATCCGACAACCCCGCCGCCCGAAACGGGCGGCGGCGTGGAGCAGTGGACGCCCCGGTGCTCCAGTTCGTGCTTCGCCTCCACGGGCCGCTCCCTGGTGGCGTTTCTGGTGGACACGCTCGGGCTCTCGTCCGACCACACCTGTCTCATACCGGCCTATGTGCCCGAGGGGGTGGTCCAGCCGCTCAGGATGAGCGGAATCCGCGTCGATTTTTACCGCGTGGACCACAGGCTCTTCGCCGATCCGGAAAGGCTGAGCCGACAGGTGGAGAAAGACCCCTCCGTCCGGTTGGTTGTCCTCATTCATCCCTTCGGCTTCGAACAACCCGTACGTCCGATCCGCGACATGCTGTCGGGGCGGGGGATCGCCATTCTCGAAGACTGCGCCCAAGCCCTCTTGAGCCGCACCGAGGACGGAACGACGCTCGGACAGGAAGGAGATTTTTCCCTGTTCTCCCTCAACAAGTTCCTCCCGGTCCCGGACGGCGCCGTGTTGCAAAGCCACTGCCGGGGGACCTCGGTGGATTGCGGACAGCTTGCCCGCGGGCCCGAGGGATGGCGGGAATCGATCCTGGCCTACGAGGAGCATCTGCGGCTGAACCATGCCTTGCTGACCTCCACCTCGCCGGATCGAAGATTGTTGGAAGAGACCGGTGAGGCGTATGAGCGGTATTACTCCTTCGTCAACAGGGAGTTGGGACTTTCCGCGCCTTCGGACGTAACGCTGGACCGGTTGCGCCGTCTCGCCCCCGGGGCAATGGCGGAAGCCCGACGCCGGAACTGCGCCCTGCTGTACGCCGGGTTGAAGCAGACGACGTTTCGGTTCGTGTACCCCCAATGGGACGACCGCACCGTTCCCATGGCCGTGCCCGTGCGTGTGCGGCCGGAGGAACGGGAGAGGATCGCGGACCGGCTTTTCGAGAGGAATATCCTGCTGTCCACCCTGGTGGACAAATGGAATTTCATCCCGCCGGGCAGGGAATCGGCATTCCCCGCCGAATCCGAATTCATGGCTTCCCATCTGCTTGTTCCGGTCAACGAGTTCCTTTCCTCCGAAGAGATGGAATACATGGTCGCAACCATGAACCAAATTTAACATCCTGGAAACGATAAGGAATTCAAAATGAATTACAACGAATTCATCAAAAAGTCGGAAACGGATCTGTTCATTATCGGCGAGGCGGGAGTCAATCACAACGGGGACTTGAACATGGCCAGGAAACTGGTGGACGTGGCCAAGGATTGCGGCTGCGATGCCGTCAAGTTTCAGACGTGGAAAACCGAGAAGGTCTATTGCCGCGAACGCTCCGTCAAGCCGGAATACCAGCAGGCGGTCACCTGCCGGGAGGAAAGCGAATACGACACCATCAAGAAGCTGGAGCTTCCCTTTGACGCCTTTCGGGAGCTGAAGGCGTATTGCGACGATCAGGGAATCGTTTTTCTCTCAACGCCCGACGAGCAGGAAAGCGCGGACTTCCTGGTCCATGAGCTGCATGTGCCCATGATGAAGACGGCCTCGCAGGACGTGACCAACCTTCCCTTCCTGCGCCATCTCGCCCGAAAAGGCATCCCGTTGATCTTTTCCACCGGGGCCTCCACCCTGGACGAAGTCCTGGAAGGAGTCGCCGCCGTCACTGAGGAAACGCGCGAGTTGATCCTGCTCCATTGCCTTTCCTCCTATCCGGCCCCCCTGGAGGACCTCAACCTCAACGTCATCCCGGAACTGGGCCGCCTGACGGGCCTGCCCATAGGCTTTTCCGACCACACCGTCGGCGTGGAGGCGGCCTGCGCCGCCCTCGCGTTGGGGGCCAGAATCTTTGAAAAGCACTTCACCCTCTCGCACGACCAGGACGGACCGGACCACCAGGCGTCTTTGACACCGCAAGACCTGGAATGCTACGTTAAAACACTTCGGAATCTTCGGAAAGCCCTGGGGGACGGACACAAGAGGGTGATGCCTTCCGAAGAAAGCAACCGGGGCGCGTTCCGTCGCTATATCGTCTTCGGGCGGGACGTCGTGGAAGGGCAGGTTCTTGCCCCGGACGACTTTTTGTTCAAGAAGGTGTCCGAAGGAATCGCTCCCAAACATTTGGATGAAATAGTCGGCAGGGTCGCGGCAAGGGATATCGCCGAGGGAGAGCTTTTCGATTGGAGCCAGCTCCTGTCATCGCCCGACGGCGCATAGTTCCGGCCGCATGTCGCGCCGGCCTGAACGCTTTGTACGCGTTGCGTCTCGAATTGATCCATTCCCGCTCCGTGCGGGACGGTCTTCCGGTCTTTGACGAGCCAGGCTGCGCAGTCTGTCCCGGCGGGTCCCGGGTGGACGTGAAGAGCTCCGGCCACAACCGGTACTGAATCGCCCCTTCCAGGCTCGGCTCCAGGCAGCCGCATATCGTCATTGGCGGTTCGCCGCCGTGGCATCGGGATTTATTGACGTCGGCGGAAAGAGCCCGCAGGCAAAGGAAGAGTGCATGGCTTTCGACCAGCAGTGGGAAACCATTTTTTCAAGCAGAGATTGGGGCCGGTATCCCAGCGAAGAGGTGGTTCGTTTTACCGCCCGAAATTTCAGGGATAGGCAAGCCAGAAAAGATATCCGCATTCTCGACCTCGGATGCGGGGCAGGGGCCACATGCTGGTATTTGTCGCGGGAGGGGTTTGATGTCTACGGCGTGGACGGCAGCCCCTCCGCCATCCGCAAGGCGTCGGCCTATCTGGCCGAGGAAAACCTGACGGCCTCTTTTTCCGTGGGTGACATAGTCGGTCTGGAGTATGCGCCGAATTTTTTTGACGCCGTGTATGAGATCGGGGTCGCCCAACACAACAGGATGGCCGACATCCGAAAGATATACAAAGAAATCGAACGTGTCCTGAAGCCTGGCGGGCTCTTCTTTTCCATCGCCATCAACGAGGCCACTTCCGGAAGGGAACATGCGGACGAGTTGGAGAAAAATACATTTCTTCACTTGGACAGCCTGAACCAGGACGTGCTCGTGCACCTGTTTTCAAAGGCCGAACTGGAAGAGCTCACCGCCCCATTCAAGAACGTTGTCATTGAATCCCTGGTCCGCACCTCGGAGCGGGGCGCGAAAACGATTGGACACTATCTGATTTCAGCCCAAAAGAAGGAATATGATGAGTACGACGGTTGAATGGCTGGGCATGGAGGAGACCAGCATTTGGAGAGACTGCCTGCGGGCCTTGCCGGACGAGTTGAACGACGTCTATCTTCTGCCGGAATATGGCGCTCTCTACGAGGACGAGAAGACGACGCCCCAATGCTTCCTGTTCAAAAAGGACGGGGAGGTTTTCCTCTATCCGTTTCTCCGGCAGGAAACGCCGTTTCTGGACGATTATTACGACATCACCACAGCCTACGGCTATGGGGGGCCGGTGTACACCACACCGGATGGCGTCTTTCTCTCGGAGGCCCTGGCCGCGTTCGACGCCCTCGCAAAAGAACGGAATATCGTGGCCGAACTCATCAAGTTCAACCCTCTGCTCGGCATGCACCAGGGGCTCCGGCCCGTATTCCGGGGAGAGATCATCCCGGTGTGCAACACGGTCTTCGTGGAGATCGACATCGACGAGGAATATCGCTGGACCAAGGAGTATACGGCGGCCAACCGCAAGGGAATCAAGAAATCCCTGCGCGCGGACGGGAAGGTGGAGTTCT
Proteins encoded:
- a CDS encoding DegT/DnrJ/EryC1/StrS family aminotransferase, with translation MIHLLRQFDPTTPPPETGGGVEQWTPRCSSSCFASTGRSLVAFLVDTLGLSSDHTCLIPAYVPEGVVQPLRMSGIRVDFYRVDHRLFADPERLSRQVEKDPSVRLVVLIHPFGFEQPVRPIRDMLSGRGIAILEDCAQALLSRTEDGTTLGQEGDFSLFSLNKFLPVPDGAVLQSHCRGTSVDCGQLARGPEGWRESILAYEEHLRLNHALLTSTSPDRRLLEETGEAYERYYSFVNRELGLSAPSDVTLDRLRRLAPGAMAEARRRNCALLYAGLKQTTFRFVYPQWDDRTVPMAVPVRVRPEERERIADRLFERNILLSTLVDKWNFIPPGRESAFPAESEFMASHLLVPVNEFLSSEEMEYMVATMNQI
- a CDS encoding N-acetylneuraminate synthase family protein, which encodes MNYNEFIKKSETDLFIIGEAGVNHNGDLNMARKLVDVAKDCGCDAVKFQTWKTEKVYCRERSVKPEYQQAVTCREESEYDTIKKLELPFDAFRELKAYCDDQGIVFLSTPDEQESADFLVHELHVPMMKTASQDVTNLPFLRHLARKGIPLIFSTGASTLDEVLEGVAAVTEETRELILLHCLSSYPAPLEDLNLNVIPELGRLTGLPIGFSDHTVGVEAACAALALGARIFEKHFTLSHDQDGPDHQASLTPQDLECYVKTLRNLRKALGDGHKRVMPSEESNRGAFRRYIVFGRDVVEGQVLAPDDFLFKKVSEGIAPKHLDEIVGRVAARDIAEGELFDWSQLLSSPDGA
- a CDS encoding class I SAM-dependent methyltransferase yields the protein MAFDQQWETIFSSRDWGRYPSEEVVRFTARNFRDRQARKDIRILDLGCGAGATCWYLSREGFDVYGVDGSPSAIRKASAYLAEENLTASFSVGDIVGLEYAPNFFDAVYEIGVAQHNRMADIRKIYKEIERVLKPGGLFFSIAINEATSGREHADELEKNTFLHLDSLNQDVLVHLFSKAELEELTAPFKNVVIESLVRTSERGAKTIGHYLISAQKKEYDEYDG
- a CDS encoding GNAT family N-acetyltransferase — protein: MSTTVEWLGMEETSIWRDCLRALPDELNDVYLLPEYGALYEDEKTTPQCFLFKKDGEVFLYPFLRQETPFLDDYYDITTAYGYGGPVYTTPDGVFLSEALAAFDALAKERNIVAELIKFNPLLGMHQGLRPVFRGEIIPVCNTVFVEIDIDEEYRWTKEYTAANRKGIKKSLRADGKVEFSDSPEAWARFDELYSGTMRHNKATGFYYFSEAYFQAIRKRLPENHTLASAIIDGTIGASMILLHGNRYAYCHLIGTDPQYQRVGINNFLHHQCILWCKENGIKRLLIGGGRTRGDDDPLLKFKKNFSKQLSMFHVGERVLNRPVYDKLVDMRNNANPEPPDSGKLFKYRF